A stretch of the Hippoglossus hippoglossus isolate fHipHip1 chromosome 1, fHipHip1.pri, whole genome shotgun sequence genome encodes the following:
- the atp5md gene encoding ATP synthase membrane subunit DAPIT, mitochondrial → MGGHDAGGQQFTGIAKYFNSYTMTGRRNCVLATYASIAAIVLFFKLKPKKQAAITEN, encoded by the exons ATGGGAGGACATGATGCCGGAGGCCAGCAGTTCACTGGAATTGCCAAGTACTTCAATTCATACACGATGACAGGAAGGAGGAAT tgtgttTTGGCCACATATGCTAGCATAGCAGCCATTGTCCTTTTCTTCAAATTGAAGCCCAAGAAACAGGCGGCCATCACAGAAAATTGA
- the taf5 gene encoding transcription initiation factor TFIID subunit 5: MAAIQGGVVDADEEKDIKSEPSSDGWGNNNASDGRVLSASPGSSAPAVAIKPAAGAPEDQQTLLAVLQFLRKNKLTESVEILRREAGLPEDSLKGGDSSGAGSGGAAGGGDAEGADASSLLSRVTVSSSAAAQAPTKATAGEDQPDVNVVLSAYSQQGDPPLYQVYYSGLKRFIETVLDCHRAELSQVFYPLFVHMYLELVYNNHESEAKAFFDKFSGDQECYYEDDLRILSSLTKKEHMRGNETLLDFRTSKFVLRISRDSYQLLKRHLQERQNNQIWNIIQEHLYIDIFDGIPRSKSQIDAMSGSLAGEAKREANKAKVYYGLLKEPEIELPLDDEDEEAENEEGKPKKKKPKKDSMGSKSKKQDPNAPAQTRIPLPELKDSDKLDKIMYMKEATKRIRLGPDNLPSICFYSFLNAYQGLTAVDFTDDSSLIAGGFADSTVRVWSVTPKKLRRVKSAADLNLIDKESDDVLERIMDEKTASESKILHGHSGPVYGISFSPDRNYLLSSSEDCTIRLWSLLTFTCLVGYKGHNYPVWDTQFSPHGHYFISGGHDRVARLWATDHYQPLRMFSGHLADITCTRFHPNANYVATGSSDRTIRLWDVLNGNCVRILTGHKGPIHALAFSPNGKFLASGATDGRVLLWDIGHGLMFAELKGHTDTIYSLKFSRDGEILASGSMDNTVRLWDATKAFDDLETDDFTAATGHVHLQENSQELMLGTYMTKSTPVIHLHFTRRNLLLAAGAYNP, translated from the exons ATGGCGGCCATACAAGGTGGTGTGGTCGACGCGGATGAAGAAAAGGACATTAAATCGGAACCATCGAGCGATGGCTGGGGAAACAACAATGCGAGCGACGGGAGGGTGCTCTCTGCGTCGCCCGGCTCCAGCGCTCCGGCCGTGGCCATCAAACCAGCGGCGGGAGCCCCGGAGGACCAGCAGACGCTGCTGGCGGTGCTGCAGTTCCTCAGGAAGAACAAACTCACCGAGTCGGTCGAAATTCTGCGTCGCGAAGCGGGACTACCGGAGGATTCACTGAAGGGGGGCGACTCCTCCGGGGCAGGATCGGGAGGTGCTGCCGGCGGCGGGGACGCAGAAGGCGCGGATGCGAGCTCTCTGCTGAGCCGGGTGACCGTGTCATCCTCCGCCGCAGCACAGGCGCCAACAAAAG CCACAGCAGGGGAGGATCAGCCCGACGTCAACGTGGTGCTGTCAGCGTACAGCCAGCAGGGAGACCCGCCTCTGTACCAGGTTTACTACAGCGGCCTGAAGAGGTTCATCGAGACGGTGCTGGACTGTCACAGAGCAGAACTGTCCCAGGTCTTCTACCCGCTGTTTGTACACATGTATCTGGAGCTGGTGTACAACAATCATGAAAGTGAGGCCAAGGCTTTCTTTGACAA GTTTAGTGGAGACCAGGAGTGTTATTATGAAGACGACTTGCGCATTTTGTCCAGCCTAACAAAGAAGGAGCACATGAGAGGCAACGAGACGCTCCTTGACTTCCGCACCAGCAAGTTCGTCCTGCGCATCTCCCGCGACTCTTACCAGCTGCTGAAGAGACACCTGCAGGAGCGTCAGAACAACCAGATCTGGAATATTATCCAAGAGCACCTCTACATCGACATCTTTGATGGCATTCCCCGCAGCAAGAGCCAGATTGATGCCATGTCCGGCAGTTTGGCCGGAGAGGCTAAGCGAGAGGCCAACAAGGCGAAG GTTTACTATGGATTGCTGAAGGAACCGGAAATAGAGCTTCCTcttgatgatgaggatgaggaggcagagaaTGAGGAGGGTAAacccaagaagaagaaaccgaAAAAGGACAGTATGGGCTCGAAGAGCAAGAAGCAGGATCCTAATGCACCTGCTCAAACTAG GATACCGTTGCCAGAACTTAAGGACTCAGACAAACTGGATAAGATCATGTACATGAAAGAGGCCACCAAGAGGATCCGCCTGGGACCAGATAACCTCCCGTCCATCTGCTTCTACTCTTTTCTAAATGCATATCAG GGTTTGACTGCGGTGGACTTCACAGATGACTCCAGCCTGATTGCAGGAGGCTTTGCTGACTCAACAGTACGGGTTTGGAGCGTCACACCGAAAAAGCTCCGCAGGGTCAAGTCTGCAGCAG ACTTGAATCTGATTGACAAAGAGTCGGACGATGTGCTGGAGAGGATCATGGACGAGAAGACGGCCAGTGAGTCCAAGATCCTCCACGGACACAGCGGCCCAGTGTATGGCATCAGCTTCAGCCCAGACAG AAACTACTTGTTGTCAAGCTCAGAAGACTGTACGATCAGGCTGTGGAGTCTCCTAACATTTACATGTCTAGTGGGCTACAAGGGCCACAATTACCCAGTGTGGGACACTCAGTTTTCTCCCCATGGGCACTATTTTATCTCCGGAGGACATGACAGAGTTGCCCG TCTGTGGGCGACGGACCACTACCAGCCTCTACGGATGTTCTCTGGTCATCTAGCTGACATCACCTGCACCCGCTTTCATCCCAACGCCAATTATGTAGCTACAGGGTCGTCGGACCGCACCATCCGCCTCTGGGATGTCCTGAACGGAAACTGCGTCCGTATATTAACTGGTCATAAG GGTCCTATCCATGCACTGGCTTTCTCTCCCAATGGGAAGTTCTTAGCTTCTGGAGCCACTGATGGAAGAGTTCTTCTCTGGGACATCGGTCATGGACTGATGTTTGCCGAGCTCAAAGGCCACACAGACACCATCTATTCGCTCAAGTTCAGTCGGGATGGAGAGATCCTTGCCTCTG GCTCTATGGACAACACGGTTCGTCTGTGGGACGCAACGAAAGCATTTGATGATTTAGAGACGGATGACTTCACAGCAGCCACAGGACACGTTCATCTACAAGAAAACTCACAGGAGCTCATGCTGGGCACCTACATGACTAAATCCACACCTGTCATACACCTGCACTTCACCCGCAGGAACCTGCTGTTGGCTGCTGGAGCCTACAATCCATGA